A single genomic interval of Nocardioides nitrophenolicus harbors:
- a CDS encoding DUF2834 domain-containing protein yields MRVQTLANLMLGLVVLGIVVPFSAVALFLLDHGPDLPELLDQAVANRISVFAWLDVIVSALVVAVAALSRRFVSTTEGVWSVVFTCALGVSAGLPLFFYFVLRREASTAP; encoded by the coding sequence ATGCGCGTCCAGACCCTCGCGAACCTCATGCTCGGCCTGGTGGTCCTCGGCATCGTGGTCCCCTTCAGCGCCGTGGCGCTCTTCCTGCTCGACCACGGCCCGGACCTGCCGGAGCTCTTGGACCAGGCGGTCGCGAACCGGATCTCCGTGTTCGCGTGGCTCGATGTCATCGTCTCGGCACTCGTCGTCGCCGTGGCCGCGCTCTCGCGGCGTTTCGTCAGCACGACGGAGGGCGTGTGGTCAGTGGTGTTCACCTGCGCGCTGGGGGTCTCGGCCGGACTGCCGCTGTTCTTCTACTTCGTGCTGCGGCGGGAGGCGTCGACCGCCCCGTGA
- a CDS encoding siderophore-interacting protein yields MYGEVVSASPLTPQLVRVVLGGPGLETFELGADADQYVNCFFLPDAAPYAVPFDDEAVRELPREQRPYPRRITVRAWDEERRELTLDIATHGDLGYAGRWAAHAQPGDRLQFRGPAGGYRPPADADSYLLVGDESALPAIAACAEAVPSGRPVVAVIEVEDAAGEVALSSPGDLEVHWVHRAGRHDGLDDLLAEAVAALPRPAGVVSAFVHGEAAETRAVRRVLLRAGIVEPERLSCSPYWRRGLDDEAWRAVKAAWVREVAAEPVD; encoded by the coding sequence ATGTACGGAGAGGTCGTGTCCGCGAGTCCGCTGACCCCCCAGCTGGTCCGGGTCGTGCTCGGCGGGCCGGGACTGGAGACGTTCGAGCTCGGCGCCGACGCCGACCAGTACGTCAACTGCTTCTTCCTCCCCGATGCGGCGCCGTACGCCGTGCCCTTCGACGACGAGGCGGTCCGCGAGCTGCCGCGCGAGCAGCGGCCCTACCCGCGCCGGATCACGGTCCGCGCCTGGGACGAGGAGCGCCGCGAGCTCACCCTCGACATCGCCACCCACGGCGACCTCGGCTACGCCGGCCGCTGGGCGGCGCACGCCCAGCCCGGCGACCGGCTGCAGTTTCGTGGTCCGGCCGGCGGCTACCGGCCGCCCGCCGACGCCGACAGCTACCTCCTCGTCGGCGACGAGAGCGCCCTGCCCGCCATCGCGGCGTGCGCCGAGGCGGTGCCCTCCGGCCGCCCGGTGGTCGCGGTCATCGAGGTCGAGGACGCCGCCGGCGAGGTCGCGTTGAGCTCTCCGGGTGACCTCGAGGTGCACTGGGTGCACCGCGCCGGCCGCCACGACGGCCTCGACGACCTGCTCGCCGAGGCCGTGGCCGCGCTGCCGCGGCCCGCCGGCGTGGTGAGTGCGTTCGTGCACGGCGAGGCCGCGGAGACCCGCGCGGTGCGCCGGGTGCTGCTGCGCGCGGGCATCGTCGAGCCCGAGCGGCTGTCCTGCTCGCCGTACTGGCGACGGGGGCTCGACGACGAGGCGTGGCGCGCGGTCAAGGCCGCCTGGGTGCGCGAGGTGGCGGCCGAGCCCGTGGACTGA
- a CDS encoding ATP-binding protein: MDPIRNPYAPGAGQRPPELAGRDEQLAAFDVVLERVARGRPERSLVLTGLRGVGKTVLLNALRSAAVRKGWGTGKLEARPDQSLRRPLSSALHQAVRELGHPEPAEADHVLGVIRSFAQREAGADAKLRDRWSPGIDAPVVRGRADSGDVEIDLVELLTDVGGLAADVGKGVAVFIDEMQDLGADDVSALCAACHELSQNGLPVIVVGAGLPHLPAVLSASKSYSERLFSYQRIDRLSRDAADRALVAPAAEEEAAFTPEALAAMYDATRGYPYFIQAYGRSVWDLAPRTPITAEDVAVAGPEAETELAVGFFGSRYERATPAERDYLRAMADAAVAAAEDGVEDPVGSVATADVATVLGKKPQSLSPARDSLLKKGLIYSGERGRIAFTVPHFGRYLRAQA; the protein is encoded by the coding sequence ATGGACCCGATCCGCAACCCGTACGCCCCCGGCGCCGGGCAGCGTCCGCCCGAGCTCGCCGGCCGTGACGAGCAGCTGGCGGCCTTCGACGTCGTGCTGGAGCGGGTCGCGCGCGGGCGACCGGAGCGCTCGCTGGTGCTGACCGGGCTGCGCGGGGTGGGGAAGACGGTGCTGCTCAACGCGCTGCGCTCGGCCGCGGTCCGCAAGGGCTGGGGGACCGGCAAGCTCGAGGCGCGGCCCGACCAGTCGCTGCGCCGGCCGCTCTCGTCGGCGCTGCACCAGGCGGTCCGCGAGCTGGGCCACCCGGAGCCCGCCGAGGCGGATCACGTGCTGGGCGTGATCCGGTCCTTCGCGCAGCGCGAAGCCGGCGCCGACGCCAAGCTGCGCGACCGGTGGTCGCCGGGGATCGACGCGCCCGTCGTCCGCGGCCGGGCCGACTCGGGCGATGTCGAGATCGACCTGGTCGAGCTGCTCACCGACGTCGGAGGGCTCGCGGCCGACGTCGGCAAGGGCGTCGCGGTCTTCATCGACGAGATGCAGGACCTCGGCGCCGACGACGTGTCCGCGCTGTGCGCGGCCTGCCACGAGCTGAGCCAGAACGGCCTGCCGGTCATCGTCGTCGGCGCGGGCCTGCCCCACCTGCCCGCCGTACTGTCGGCCAGCAAGTCCTACTCCGAGCGGCTGTTCTCCTACCAGCGCATCGACCGGCTCTCCCGCGACGCCGCCGACCGGGCCCTGGTCGCGCCCGCCGCCGAGGAGGAGGCCGCCTTCACGCCCGAGGCCCTCGCCGCGATGTACGACGCCACCCGCGGCTACCCGTACTTCATCCAGGCCTACGGCCGCTCCGTCTGGGACCTCGCCCCGCGCACGCCCATCACCGCCGAGGACGTCGCCGTCGCCGGACCCGAGGCCGAGACCGAGCTCGCCGTCGGCTTCTTCGGCTCCCGCTACGAGCGGGCCACTCCTGCCGAGCGCGACTACCTGCGTGCCATGGCCGACGCCGCGGTCGCCGCGGCCGAGGACGGCGTCGAGGACCCGGTCGGCTCGGTCGCCACCGCCGACGTCGCCACCGTGCTCGGCAAGAAGCCGCAGTCCCTCTCGCCCGCGCGCGACTCGCTGCTCAAGAAGGGGTTGATCTACTCCGGCGAGCGGGGGCGGATCGCGTTCACGGTGCCGCACTTCGGGAGGTACCTCCGCGCCCAGGCGTGA
- the bfr gene encoding bacterioferritin, translating to MQPVAPRVVELLNEALTFELTVTNTYFLHARMLDNWGLPKLGKVFYDLSIDEMRDADDLINRILMFDGHPNVQRLNAIQVGETAEEMLELALASERAAVAQFNAGAQECHDLGDHGTAAVFEEMVRDEEKHADWFESQLDAISRIGAQQYLAQHIGAGEGPE from the coding sequence ATGCAGCCAGTCGCTCCCCGCGTCGTCGAGCTCCTCAACGAGGCGCTCACCTTCGAGCTCACCGTCACCAACACCTACTTCCTGCACGCCCGGATGCTCGACAACTGGGGCCTGCCGAAGCTCGGGAAGGTGTTCTACGACCTCTCGATCGACGAGATGCGCGACGCCGACGACCTCATCAACCGGATCCTCATGTTCGACGGGCACCCCAACGTCCAGCGGCTCAACGCGATCCAGGTCGGCGAGACCGCGGAGGAGATGCTCGAGCTCGCGCTGGCCAGCGAGCGCGCGGCGGTCGCGCAGTTCAACGCCGGCGCCCAGGAGTGCCACGACCTCGGCGACCACGGCACGGCCGCGGTGTTCGAGGAGATGGTGCGTGACGAGGAGAAGCACGCCGACTGGTTCGAGAGCCAGCTCGACGCGATCAGCCGGATCGGCGCCCAGCAGTACCTCGCCCAGCACATCGGCGCCGGCGAAGGTCCCGAGTAG
- a CDS encoding (2Fe-2S)-binding protein translates to MIVCQCRVVTDRDVDAALAEGARTVGAVCRSTGAAQDCGSCIFSVKALVRQHHEEQCAHLRADGAAS, encoded by the coding sequence ATGATCGTCTGCCAGTGCCGCGTCGTCACGGACCGTGACGTCGACGCCGCCCTGGCCGAGGGTGCCCGGACCGTCGGCGCGGTGTGTCGCTCGACCGGCGCCGCCCAGGACTGCGGCTCGTGCATCTTCTCGGTGAAGGCGCTGGTTCGCCAGCACCACGAGGAGCAGTGCGCGCACCTGCGGGCCGACGGCGCCGCGAGCTGA